Part of the Pseudarthrobacter sp. NBSH8 genome is shown below.
GGCTGGTATGTCGTGGAAAACCTGCCGCCGCAGATGCTCGGCACCCTGGCCGAGATTGTGTCCCACGCGCCGCAGTCCATTCCGCGGCTGGCCGTGGTGATGGATGTCCGCAGCAAAGGCCTCTTTGTCGACGTCCGTGCGGCCCTGGGGGCCCTCGCCGCCAGTGGTGTCAAGTTCCGGGTCCTTTTCCTCGACGCCAAGGACGACGTCCTGGTCCGCCGGTTCGAGCAGGGCCGCAGGCCCCATCCGCTCCAGGAAGGCGGCCGCATCCTCGACGGCATTGCCGCCGAACGGGAGGTGCTCAAGGAACTGCGCGACAGCTCCGACGTCGTACTGGATACCTCCACCTACAACGTCCACGCCCTGGCTACCGCCATCACGGAACTCTTCAGCGATTCCGGCCCGGTGGCACTGCGGCTCAACGTCATGAGCTTTGGCTTCAAGTACGGCCTGCCGGTGGATTCCAACTACGTTGCGGACGTCCGGTTCATCCCGAATCCGCACTGGGTTCCGCAGCTTCGCCCGCATACGGGCCTGGACAAGGACGTCAGTGATTATGTCCTCGAGGCGGAAGGCGTGAAAAACTTCGTAGACCGCTATGTCCTGGCCC
Proteins encoded:
- the rapZ gene encoding RNase adapter RapZ, which gives rise to MADSTAESGTGQDGMTPVKPVEAELLVVTGMSGAGRSTAADALEDHGWYVVENLPPQMLGTLAEIVSHAPQSIPRLAVVMDVRSKGLFVDVRAALGALAASGVKFRVLFLDAKDDVLVRRFEQGRRPHPLQEGGRILDGIAAEREVLKELRDSSDVVLDTSTYNVHALATAITELFSDSGPVALRLNVMSFGFKYGLPVDSNYVADVRFIPNPHWVPQLRPHTGLDKDVSDYVLEAEGVKNFVDRYVLALEPVLDGYRRENKHYATIAVGCTGGKHRSVAVAVELSKKLAQYPRVTVTTTHRDLGRE